One genomic window of Aethina tumida isolate Nest 87 chromosome 3, icAetTumi1.1, whole genome shotgun sequence includes the following:
- the LOC109602912 gene encoding histone-lysine N-methyltransferase SMYD3 gives MSHESDMRIKKREVKAGTIIHQEKPFVYVLSSKYRTDYCDYCFKKSQLSKCSGCKYVFYCGKGCQKLGWDIHKHECRNLGKVAPRIVPDGARLLSRLIKKIQKGGDQVREYYSETGYRMFKDLMSHYPNVKNDQRRMEHISALYGVLYEFLGNDRIPNSAELMGLYGRMCVNSFNICNQELQSLGTGIYLAASILDHSCEPNALAVFDGTTIQIRALKDLPCVDWSQIFISYIDVLNTTKDRQEELQKTYYFLCECPRCLEPEPMAEMTGAACPDPKCDFYIDVNMVLPGDKCKKCGEVVTEEFLERYKEVMEFTTAQIESMKQFTYLDTCKLCLDKHKGVLYRHNLKHVKILDLAFESSIDFQLFNNAKEYGLELIDSFYKYYGQIHPLTGLLHLKLGKILLYHNDITNAKKHLNEASHILKITHGITSSIYKEEVMPLLFQVHLE, from the exons atgtcacatg AATCCGATATGAGGATTAAAAAACGTGAAGTGAAAGCTGGCACCATAATCCATCAAGAAAAGCCCTTTGTTTATGTCCTTAGTTCCAAATACAGGACTGACTACTGTGATTACTGCTTCAAAAa GAGCCAACTATCGAAATGCTCAGGATGTAAGTACGTCTTCTACTGTGGTAAAGGATGCCAGAAATTGGGATGGGACATCCACAAACACGAGTGTCGCAATTTAGGCAAAGTGGCCCCTCGAATCGTGCCCGATGGAGCGAGGCTCTTGTCgagattgattaaaaaaatccaaaaggGTGGCGATCAAGTCAGGGAGTACTATTCAGAAACTGGTTATCGGATGTTCAAAGATCTCATGTCCC ATTACCCAAACGTTAAAAACGACCAACGACGAATGGAGCACATCTCCGCCCTTTACGGAGTGCTGTACGAGTTCCTCGGCAACGACCGCATACCAAACTCGGCCGAACTGATGGGCCTGTACGGCAGG ATGTGCGTGAACAGCTTCAACATATGCAACCAGGAGCTGCAAAGTTTGGGCACCGGCATTTACTTGGCCGCCTCGATACTCGATCATTCCTGCGAGCCCAACGCCCTGGCCGTGTTCGATGGTACCACCATACAGATAAGGGCGTTGAAGGACTTGCCCTGTGTTGATTGGTCTCAG atttttattagttacatTGACGTGTTGAACACCACAAAGGACAGGCAGGAGGAACTCCAGAAAACCTATTACTTTCTTTGCGAGTGTCCCCGCTGTCTGGAACCGGAACCTATGGCTGAAATGACCGGGGCTGCATGCCCTGACCCTAAATGCGATTTTTACATAGATGTCAACATGGTACTACCCGGTGATAAATGCAAGAAATGTGGAGAGGTTGTCACTGAGGAATTTCTGGAACGGTACAAAGAAGTCATGGAATTTACCACGGCACAAATAGAAAGCATGAAGCAATTCACAT ATTTGGATACATGCAAATTATGTTTGGACAAACATAAAGGAGTACTTTAcagacacaacttaaaacacgTAAAAATACTGGACTTAGCATTTGAAAGCAGTATTGACTTCCAGTTATTTAACAATGCCAAAGAGTATGGATTGGAATTAATTGATAGTTTTTA caaATATTATGGTCAAATACACCCACTTACAGGATTATTACACTTAAAGCTGGGCAAAATTTTGTTGTATCATAATGATATAACTAACGCAAAAAAACACCTTAACGAGGCgagtcatattttaaaaatcactcATGGTATAACCAGCAGCATTTATAAAGAAGAAGTTATGCCACTTTTGTTTCAAGTTCATTTAgagtaa